A portion of the Sabethes cyaneus chromosome 3, idSabCyanKW18_F2, whole genome shotgun sequence genome contains these proteins:
- the LOC128739538 gene encoding myogenesis-regulating glycosidase has product MKRNVKSSSVITVLLLVAVAQAADHTLQFNTQDVKAVVHTATRELTVERRGVVVQRILLGRDLEPTVNYEEIANGFKLTNSNGEAIEFTKTIDQNEFSLLKIARATRTRSQVVDCVRMSGSNWFGGPQQKYQYWPIQKLRFDEYSFLTKEADNCAVADRYWLNSIGSFIYVDDEAPLFIDQNYGEPGYMCLEVKKSLPYDIHDPTYSFIYQIGVASDSKKVHMEAVKNILGKPSGHPAEAMVKYPIWSTWAKYKRDIDENVVLEYADQIIRNGWPNSQYELDDDWEVCYGALTFNKKKFPNIRQTISNIKAKGFPRVTLWIHPFINKVCEPWYSEAKRKGYLVANYSGNTETQWWNSVKDDAAYVDFSKPEVAEWFSARLRAILAESGIDSFKFDAGETSWSPPDPILNGPRSKHPNVIVDTYVRTVAKFGDLVEVRSAHRTQDLPIFVRMIDKDSEWNWNNGLPTLVTTLLQMNMVGYPLVLPDMVGGNGYNNHPPNKEMFIRWLQANVFMPSIQFSYVPWDYDAETVTISKKMTNLHEEYTPKIMERFKLAVSDGSPVNPPIWWVSPDDIVAQKIYDQFLLGEDIIAAPVLQENVRSRDIYLPQGTWTDGNSQAVHTGPKWLRNYEVPLSMLPYFVRKTN; this is encoded by the exons ATGAAACGAAACGTGAAATCTTCAAGTGTAATCACTGTGCTACTGCTCGTGGCAGTGGCGCAGGCTGCCGACCACACTCTGCAGTTCAACACGCAGGACGTTAAGGCTGTGGTCCACACAGCAACTCGAGAGCTTACGGTGGAACGCAGAGGTGTAGTAGTTCAACGGATTCTTCTGGGGCGAGATTTGGAACCGACGGTGAACTATGAGGAAATAGCAAATGGATTTAAGCTAACCAATAGCAATGGAGAAGCAATTGAGTTTACGAAAACGATCGATCAGAACGAGTTTTCCCTGTTGAAAATAGCTAGAGCTACCAGAACACGTTCCCAAGTGGTCGATTGTGTCCGGATGAGTGGATCAAACTGGTTTGGTGGTCCCCAGCAAAAGTACCAGTATTGGCCGATACAGAAGCTACGTTTCGATGAGTATTCATTTTTAACGAAAGAGGCAGACAATTGCGCTGTAGCCGATCGATACTGGCTGAATTCAATTGGATCCTTCATCTATGTGGATGATGAGGCGCCACTGTTCATTGATCAGAACTATGGTGAACCTGGCTATATGTGTCTGGAAGTGAAAAAATCCTTGCCGTATGATATTCACGACCCAACTTACTCGTTTATTTACCAAATAGGTGTGGCCAGCGATTCGAAGAAGGTACATATGGAGGCCGTGAAAAACATTTTAGGTAAACCATCCGGTCATCCTGCCGAAGCAATGGTGAAGTATCCGATCTGGTCAACATGGGCAAAATATAAGAGAGACATTGATGAAAACGTGGTGTTAGAATATGCTGATCAAATCATCCGGAACGGTTGGCCAAACAGTCAATACGAATTGGACGATGATTGGGAGGTTTGTTATGGTGCACTAACATTTAATAAGAAAAAATTCCCAAATATTCGGcaaacaatcagcaatataaAGGCGAAGGGCTTTCCCAGGGTAACGTTGTGGATTCATCCATTCATCAACAAGGTCTGTGAACCGTGGTATTCCGAAGCCAAACGCAAGGGTTATTTAGTTGCAAATTACAGTGGAAACACAGAAACGCAATGGTGGAACAGTGTAAAAGACGATGCTGCATACGTGGACTTTTCTAAGCCGGAAGTAGCCGAATGGTTCTCAGCCAGATTGCGAGCAATTTTGGCAGAGAGCGGAATTGATAGCTTCAAATTTGATGCCGGTGAAACTAGCTGGAGTCCTCCGGACCCTATTTTAAATGGACCACGCTCAAAACATCCCAATGTGATCGTGGATACGTACGTAAGAACTGTCGCTAAATTTGGTGACTTGGTGGAGGTTCGATCAGCTCACCGTACCCAGGATCTGCCAATTTTCGTTCGGATGATTGACAAAGATTCTGAATGGAACTGGAACAATGGATTACCAACATTGGTTACCACGCTACTTCAGATGAATATGGTCGGCTACCCGTTAGTCCTACCGGATATGGTCGGTGGCAACGGATACAATAATCATCCGCCAAACAAGGAAATGTTCATACGTTGGCTTCAGGCCAATGTTTTTATGCCTAGCATTCAATTTTCGTACGTTCCGTGGGACTACGATGCGGAAACCGTCacaatttcgaaaaaaatgacTAATCTGCACGAGGAGTATACGCCGAAAATCATGGAACGTTTCAAACTAGCAGTTTCCGATGGTTCCCCGGTAAATCCTCCGATATGGTGGGTTTCCCCGGACGATATCGTAGCACAAAAAATCTACGACC AATTTCTTCTGGGTGAAGACATCATAGCAGCGCCGGTCCTTCAGGAGAACGTACGCTCCCGGGATATCTATCTTCCGCAAGGAACCTGGACCGATGGCAACAGCCAAGCCGTGCACACCGGACCAAAATGGCTTCGCAACTATGAAGTTCCACTCAGCATGCTACCATACTTTGTACGGAAAACTAACTAA